The Hymenobacter sp. DG01 genome has a segment encoding these proteins:
- a CDS encoding SCO family protein: protein MISSLMMRLPALRTAVLATLLAAAGVLPFACTEKPAEADRLPILGIKLTEPSTPADTLPDPVPSFRLTNQDGQTITNQTFAGKVYVTDFFFASCPDICPKMQSEMLRVYKKFEGNPNVLFLSHTIDPAHDSIPVLRDYAQRLGVNDASRWHFATAPHDTVFALAKAYMAAAQIDKKAAGGYAHDGSFALVDSKRRVRGVYDGMVESQVDQLIHDLPILLKEEAENQQTAAK from the coding sequence ATGATTTCCTCGCTTATGATGCGTTTGCCCGCTTTGCGTACCGCTGTGCTTGCTACCCTGCTGGCCGCGGCCGGAGTGCTGCCGTTTGCCTGCACCGAAAAACCCGCCGAAGCCGACCGCCTGCCCATTCTGGGCATCAAGCTCACTGAGCCCAGCACTCCGGCTGATACGCTGCCCGACCCGGTTCCCTCGTTCCGCCTCACCAACCAGGACGGACAAACGATTACGAACCAGACGTTTGCGGGCAAGGTTTACGTCACTGACTTCTTCTTTGCCTCTTGCCCCGACATCTGCCCCAAGATGCAGAGCGAGATGCTGCGCGTGTACAAAAAGTTTGAGGGCAACCCCAACGTGCTGTTCCTGAGCCATACCATTGATCCGGCTCACGACTCCATCCCCGTGCTGCGGGATTATGCCCAGCGCCTGGGCGTGAATGATGCCTCGCGCTGGCACTTTGCCACGGCCCCCCACGATACCGTTTTTGCTTTGGCTAAAGCGTACATGGCCGCCGCGCAGATAGATAAGAAAGCGGCCGGTGGCTACGCCCACGACGGCTCCTTTGCCCTGGTGGACTCGAAGCGTCGCGTGCGCGGGGTGTACGATGGCATGGTGGAGAGCCAGGTAGATCAGCTGATTCACGACCTGCCCATCCTGCTCAAGGAAGAGGCTGAAAACCAGCAGACGGCGGCCAAATGA
- a CDS encoding DUF2062 domain-containing protein codes for MTEPSESALPITPPVAPPQGWVRRRIVQPVLGLLSQGLTAHQLALTVALGTSFGLVPMLGITTLLATFTAVRLRLNVAAILLIAHLWSPVQLLLIIPFMSQGAKLWGSHSPALTLEKLQYLFAHSWAEALRLLWHAMLGGLALWAGGCLVLAPLLYFVLRPVLARFIK; via the coding sequence GTGACTGAACCCTCCGAATCTGCCCTGCCCATTACGCCGCCGGTTGCCCCGCCCCAGGGCTGGGTGCGGCGCCGCATCGTGCAGCCGGTGCTAGGACTGCTCAGCCAGGGCCTTACCGCGCACCAGCTGGCCCTCACCGTCGCGCTGGGCACTTCGTTCGGTCTGGTGCCCATGCTGGGTATTACTACCCTGCTAGCCACCTTCACGGCCGTGCGCCTGCGCCTGAATGTGGCAGCCATTCTGCTGATTGCCCACCTCTGGAGCCCGGTGCAGCTGCTGCTCATTATCCCGTTTATGAGCCAGGGCGCCAAGCTCTGGGGTAGTCACAGCCCGGCCCTTACCCTGGAAAAGCTGCAGTACCTGTTTGCCCATAGCTGGGCCGAGGCACTACGCCTGCTCTGGCACGCCATGTTGGGCGGGCTGGCCTTGTGGGCGGGGGGCTGCCTGGTGCTGGCCCCGCTCCTGTACTTTGTGCTGCGGCCGGTATTGGCCCGTTTTATCAAATAG
- a CDS encoding enhanced serine sensitivity protein SseB, whose translation MGLFDFLKKKPEDAPASAPTPTPATDNAATPASTEPATPSGPRYKGSNYQMPPAPAAPPMPHIPPAPPIPLPGTFGEEASQLPDFQPLNILEQLLMQAAVDAQFRSPFYQALLGEEVVVVLSAREGQEPGEITPTEGMEVQLQALHDGKIAVFTAVERIFDNGAVPEGSVTYMRLRGHDFFTMVQGAECALNPFSAVGKLLAADEIQALLSGQLFEMPNPQDLQVSLHQPEPEPTELMDALREYSATQSHIRNVYLAEMRMQHNPAEARLLVAIDTEQQDPAFLQDLGPVIQGKIGETQFVDLMLIDPASEEPLIQYLLQTTPVYQRA comes from the coding sequence ATGGGTCTGTTTGACTTCCTGAAAAAGAAACCCGAAGACGCTCCCGCGTCTGCCCCTACCCCTACTCCGGCTACCGATAATGCGGCTACGCCCGCTTCCACGGAACCGGCTACCCCCAGCGGTCCGCGTTATAAAGGCTCTAACTACCAGATGCCGCCGGCCCCGGCCGCGCCGCCCATGCCTCACATTCCGCCGGCACCGCCCATCCCGCTGCCGGGTACCTTTGGCGAAGAAGCTTCCCAGCTGCCCGATTTCCAGCCTCTCAATATTCTGGAGCAGCTGCTGATGCAGGCGGCCGTGGACGCTCAGTTCCGCAGCCCCTTCTACCAGGCCCTGCTCGGTGAGGAAGTGGTGGTAGTGCTGTCCGCCCGCGAAGGCCAGGAGCCCGGCGAGATTACGCCCACCGAAGGAATGGAAGTACAGCTGCAGGCCCTGCACGACGGCAAAATTGCGGTTTTCACGGCTGTTGAGCGCATTTTCGACAACGGCGCCGTGCCCGAAGGCAGCGTAACCTACATGCGCCTGCGGGGCCACGACTTCTTCACAATGGTGCAGGGCGCCGAGTGTGCCCTCAACCCCTTCTCGGCCGTAGGCAAGCTGTTGGCCGCCGATGAAATTCAGGCCCTGCTCAGCGGGCAGCTCTTTGAAATGCCCAACCCCCAGGATTTGCAGGTGTCGCTGCACCAGCCGGAGCCCGAGCCCACTGAGCTAATGGATGCCCTGCGCGAGTACAGCGCTACCCAGTCCCACATCCGCAACGTGTACTTGGCCGAAATGCGCATGCAGCACAACCCGGCGGAGGCCCGCCTGCTGGTGGCCATTGACACGGAGCAGCAGGACCCGGCTTTCCTGCAGGACCTGGGCCCGGTTATTCAGGGCAAGATTGGCGAGACGCAGTTCGTGGACCTCATGCTGATTGACCCCGCCTCCGAGGAGCCGCTCATTCAGTACCTGCTCCAGACTACCCCCGTGTACCAGCGCGCCTAA
- a CDS encoding cytochrome c encodes MNPRASRLTRNGWAALVSGGAMVVLSLGGCFTERQNEGAKLYAAHCSNCHGDQGQGLQRLIPPVAAADYVARHRAELPCIIRKGMKGPMTVNGVAYNQVMPGHEDLTDSQITNLLNFLQTNWGNQNQPYTIREASELLGRCNGSDGQ; translated from the coding sequence ATGAACCCGCGCGCATCCCGTCTGACGCGCAACGGCTGGGCCGCGCTGGTCAGCGGCGGAGCCATGGTAGTGCTTAGCCTTGGGGGCTGCTTCACCGAGCGCCAGAACGAGGGCGCCAAGCTGTACGCAGCCCACTGCTCGAACTGCCACGGCGACCAGGGCCAGGGCCTGCAGCGCCTGATTCCGCCGGTAGCCGCTGCCGACTACGTAGCCCGGCACCGCGCCGAGCTACCGTGCATCATCCGGAAGGGCATGAAAGGCCCCATGACAGTGAACGGGGTAGCCTACAACCAGGTAATGCCCGGCCACGAGGACCTGACGGACTCCCAGATTACTAACCTGCTGAACTTCCTGCAAACCAACTGGGGCAACCAGAACCAGCCCTACACTATCCGGGAAGCCTCGGAGTTGCTGGGCCGCTGCAATGGCTCCGACGGACAGTAG